The region CCATCACAAGATCGTATACAAGGTGACTCAGCCCCAACCCGGTATGAATCCGGGGAAATCCGCTATGGATATGGGATTCATCCTGCATAAGTTCTTGCCGGGCGACAATTGCAGGGAATGCGGTAAGCGGACCTGCCTCGCCTTCGCAGTGGCTCTGGCAAAAAGCCGGGTTCGAATTGAAGACTGCCCGCTGCTGACGGTTCCGGGGCGCGAAATGGAACGAGCGGCATTGACGAGACTCCTGGAATAGGTCTCTTGGACACAGGAAACGCGAAAAGCGTACTCCAACCTCATGAAACAACCCTGTTACAGACACCGTGAACGCGAAGGAACCTATTATTGCCAGTGTGATGCCCGATACATGTGCGACGAGTGCGTTCAATGTCCGGGGCCTGATCTTCACTGTAAATTCCGCGTTTCGTGCACCATTCATTTTCTCATGGAAGAAGGAGTGCTGCCGAAAAGGAAGTCGCCGTCCGCGCGAAACGGGTGACGGGACGCGGGGATACGGGAGGGAAAATCATGAGCGATGAGCTACTGAAGATCCAACGGGAGTACATAAGACGGCGATATGATCAGCTCCCCGAAGACATGGACCAGCGCCTGCTTGCGATTAGAGAAAAGGACTCGTTTCATTTCAAGGCGTTCGGGCAACCATGCACGGTCAGTCCCGATGGGATCACCCTCGGGGGAGTGCCCATAACGGGACCGATCGGCGTTTTGATCGCTCTGTATGTGTTCCATGCCGTCAGAGATCCGGTTCAGATCGAGCCCGTCAAGTCCTTCAAACAGATCAAAGGAACTACCCCCTACCACGGAGCTTTTTCCGCCCGCTCCGAGAAAAGCCTGATTCCCTATGTAACCGGCATCCGGCAAAACAAGGAAACCCTTCTTTCGGTTTTTGATGGGAAAGAGAGCGAAGGGACGAAGGGAGACTCTTCTTTTATTTTGTATCCCTTGCCCAAGGTCCCCTTGCAGTATATTTTCTATTTGGCCGACGAGGAATTCCCGGCCTCAGTCACCTGCCTTCTTGCTTCCAACGCCGAGCTGTTCATGCCTGTGGACGGACTTGCGGACGTGGGGGAATACACGGCCAAACGGATCGTGGAAATCGTAACTCGTTAGAATCGCTTCCATACGTACTTGCGCTTTTCCTCGTCCCATTGCCAGGTGTAATTCGCCGGGACCACCGTTCTAGAAAAGGGCGGGTCCGTTTCAGTTGCGTTGTCGTAATATTCCGTCCGAATCTCCTCCAGTACCATTCCGGCATCTTTCATACACTCAAACCGGTTACGGCTTTCCCAACCGGTCCTATGATCGACGATCTTATACATGCTCGTGGTTCGGGGCCGCTAAACGGTCCTCCTTCCCGGTTCTCTGTTCCAAAAGATGTATCATTGACGGTAGTTATTGATACGCGCCTCCTGACCGACTCGGAATGAATCGAACAGGAGGCGCGCCGTGCAAAGGAGTGCGAAACGATGCCGTCAAGCTTTTAGTGATCTGGGCAAAATCACCGTTCTTCACGTTGAAGTATGTCCGATACGGACTCACCAACTCCCGAGGGGATCCGGGAATGGTCCCGTGGTGGATGGTGACCCCTCGAGGATCCCCTGTGAATACCCGTACTAGTTGTAGGTCCCGTACAGTCTCGCCGCTTGGACCAGCGCCTTGAGGTTTTCCGGCTTCACATCGTGGTGCACTTCACAACTGGCCGTTAACCAGAACTTGCCTCCGGGCATTCCGATATCCAAGTAATGCCTGACTTCTTTAATGACATCTTCAGGTGTTCCATGCACTAGGTTGTTACCGGCCTTGGAGACCGCCGGGCCGGCCGCCAGAATGACCTTGTCCCCGTATTTCTCTTTAGCCCACTTGAAATCGACCTGCTCATGGAAGGCGACGACCGCGGGTTCGACTTTGTTGACAATGAGGTCAAAAAACGGCGTGGCGTCCTCACACTGGTGAAAGACGTAAGGGACGGGCGCAATGGCATCTCGAATCTTTCGATGATAGGGAATAACGAACTCTTCATACTGATCGGGACTGACGGCCTCGTCAATCATGGACTCGACCGTGGCGATGGCGGCGGCGCCTGCGCCGATCATGGCTTTTGCATAGTTGATGGCCGATTCGGTGACCACCTCCAACAGGTCGTGCAGAAACTTCGGGTTTCTGACGATCTCGACAAAAAACCCTTTGTAATGGCCGGCATATACGTCCGTGGCCGTATCCGGGGGACCTTCCACAAACCCGGCGATCCCGACGTCAGGGTATTTTCGTCTGAGTCGCTTAATGGTTTCAAGAACCACGGGCATTCGGCCGTCCTTCTCCGGATCGGCGGGTTTCAGTTTCAGTACATCTTTGGGTTCTTTGACCACCCAGTCCTTGATGAAGCCCATGCGCATTCCGCCGCCCGTCTTCAGCGTGTAACCGACTTTCGAGCCCAGGGCTTCTCCCTCGATCCGGAAATCGCAGGGGAGGAAGAAATTGTCGAACTCATATTCGGTATACTGTCGTTCCACGGCCTGAAACAGTTTTCGGGGATGCCAGAGCGCTTCCTCCCAAGTGTAATCCAGAAATTGCAGGTCCCTTTGCAGCATGCTCTGGTAATAGAGAATCACCGGCACCCTGTCCGGTTTTTGTCCTGTAAGTGTGGCCACAACGCGTTCCAACGGCGTCATAAGCTTACCTCCTTTCCTTGGTAGGTGATGTGGTTAATAGGCATGCAACCTGGATTGACAACTTCCGTAGTATTCGACTACTGATTAGTTACTATACAATGAAGCAGGATGGATATGAACCCCAGAAATATCCATACATTTTACCAGGTATTTACTGGGATTCTTATAGAGTAAGAAGATGAGTTCTTAGGTTGTCTCTACGCCCTTTAAGACCGAGCCTCTTACGGATATTTTCTCGGTGGAATTCAACCGTCTTCGAGGAAATGGAAAGTATCTCGGCAATTTCTTTGCTGGTAAAACCTTCCTTAACCAGCCCGGCAATACGGATCTCCGATGGTGTGAGGCTCAGAAATCGGGAGCTGAGTTTATGAGCGAAGGGAGAGATGATATCGTTCAGATTGGACTCAACAACCTCTATAAGGTTCTTGTATCTTTGATCCATTGCTCCGGGCTTCAGCCGGTCCAGGTACGGTTGCACCAGCTCTTTCACCTGCGAGACCACCTTTTCCTCAATTTCCCGACGGTCTTCATCCCGCTGGCGAACGAGGACCCGTAAGGCGGCGTTGGCTTCTTCCAGTTTATGCGCTTCGCGTTCTAAATCGGCTTCACGGCGGCGCAGCGCGGCATTGGCTTCTTCCAGTTTCAGGGTCTCGAGCTGCAGTTCAGTATCGCGACGACGTAACGTGATATGCGCCTGCTTGACGTTGGTAACGTTTTCGTGGCTGACCACCAGTCCCATGGGACCTTCAAATTCGAGCCTCAGACGGGTTACCCGGATGTTGTACCAGCATTTTTCATATGGCGAGTGGCAGGGATATTCCATAACAAACTCGCCTGATTCCCCGCTAATAACGGATCGAATGCCGGCGGCCGCCTTCCTGGCCAGAGCAAAGCCGCGCCCTTCAGCCTTGTCGCAGACGGAGAGATAATTGACCCCTACCGTATCCGGACGCATTCGGATGCCGCTCGCCCTGGCAAACTCTTTCCAGGCCCGATTTGTCTCGAGAATGAAGCCGTCTTCATCCAGAACGGCCACTCGGGCGGACAAAGAGTCCAACGCCGTCTTGCTCCACAACAGGAGTTTTCTATCCGCCTCGATTCTGATCCGTCCGGAGTCCATGCTCTTCTTTTGGGGTCCCGGGGATACCATGGGGTATTGTCCTGTAGAGGTTAAAAAGGACGCGGCATAGCCGCCTCGACGTTGCGGCTATGCCAAGGCGGAGCCGAGAAAGAAGTTTCTTGTGTCGGATCACATGCGGCTCCGGCCTTTCCCGGTGGTTCAGAAACGCCGGGTGTCAAGAGTATCCGTTCTATGAGTTGGACAAAACCGGGATCACATGTTCTTTAGTCTTCAATCCGAACAACAAGCCCCTAGTGCAGGGTAATCAGTCTCCGTGTATCCGTTCAAAGGCAGGCCTTCTTTCACTTTTCCGATAGTCCTTTTGAACGGCAAGTCCGTCCCAAGCCCCAGCCACGTATCTTCTCATCCAGGTCCTGATTTCGTCACCCCCCGCAGAGGTCTGCGGGAGGTCCATAAGCGGTTTCCAAAACGACCTGGATTCCGGCTTACGCCGGAATGACGAGAAGCAAGAGGCAGTTGTGACGACTACCCTCTGCACGAAAACGTCTCTATTATTTTTCTACCTCGCTGTTCGCCCACCTCAGGGCCTCTTTTTCATTATCTCCATAGAAATCGGCGCCAATCTTCTTGGCGAAATCCCAGGATATCGGACCGCCGCCGATCATGACCTTGACCCCCTCACGGGTACCTTCTTCCGAAAGTCCTTCCACGGTTCGCTTCATACTGAGCATGGTGGGCGTCATGAGTGTGGAAAGCAGCAAAAAGTCGGGTTTTTCTTTCGCCACGGCATCCAGATAGTCTTCAACGGGAACATCTCTCCCCATATCGACACAAATGAAGCCATTGGCTTCGAGCACGGTCTTCACCAGATTTTTTCCGATGTCATGAACGTCCCCTTCGACCACGCCGCATACGATCTTAGCTTTACCTCCCGCCGCTCCGGCAGCCTTGATTTCCTCTTTCAACAGGTCGAAGGCGGCATAAAACGCATCCGAACTGATTAGCATTTGAGGCAGGTAGTATTCCTTTTTTTCATATTTCTCACTGACAATCGCCATGGCCGGAATGAGGGCTTTCTCCACCGTGGTCATGGCTGCAATGTTCTGATCCAGAGCCTTCTGCGTCAGACTGCCGGCCTCATCCACCTTACCGAGTACAATTGAATCAATCAGTTGTTGGAAAAGCTGATCAGACATAATACTTCTTCCTCCCACTATAGAGTTAAGTAGCCAGTGGTATAGTTACGCTTCCGCAAATGCTTCACGATCTTCTCCTTGGTTAACCTCCTTTCTTTTCGATGCCGCGAGACGCTTGGCCTCATCAAAGGATTTCCTCAAAAGCTCTAAAGTCCCTTTGACCTCATCAATGTAAAAGTTAAATCTTTGAGCGAATTCTTCCGTTTCACTACGGAATTTGTCTCGATCTCCGATTCCGGTGTCCACCATTAAAACCCTCTTATACGCCGCCTTATCGAAGATCCACTTGACGGTTTCGAGGTCCGGCGCGTGCAATTCCTTGACGAGGAGGGTTTCCCAGTGTTTGAGCCAGCCGGGAGTGACGAACCAGGTGCCGGCCTCTTCATACAGGTGTTTCAGATAGTTCGCGGTTCCTCCCAACACCATGCACACACAGTCGTCAACTTTGCTCCCATCCTCATTCCGGGGCATCACAAGGGGGGACTTAACGTCCGATAACAAGTCTTCGATATTCAGAAGCACATTACCGCACAGCCCATACCCCAGTATGATTACGTCGCTCTTCTCGTCCAGCCGCTTGGTCTCATCCGCAACGTCTTTCTGAAGCAGTTCTTTATCCATGTGCAGTCCGACACGCAAAACGTGGGCAAGGATTTCGAATCTCCTCGATGGATCGGGAATGAACTCGGAGACGTCCTTCATCACCGTCAATCGATCACCGATTCTTCGGTTCAGGTCGGCAATGAGGTCTGCCCCCGGATCGCTTTCAACAAATGTGACTTTCTCGAGTTCCGGGTCCTGAGAGATGATAAAAGACATCTCATCCTCCAGCACCTCACAAATCAGAAGCCCTATAACCATCTCCGCGTCACGCCTCCCTGATTCTGATGTTTTCAAACGACAACTGCATTGGGCATTCCATTTCACACCTCCGGCAAGCCGTCCCGTCGCAAAGATCGGAACGAATGGCAATCACTTCTTTGCCGTCAACGACTTCCACCCGGGCGGCTGCTTCAGGGCAATTCTCAATACATTTGCGGCACTCTTGTCCTAGACACTCCGGCGGGAAATCGAGGTTCAAATCCGTCCCGACTTTGTCGACGATCTTCAATCCCAGGGGTCCGATTTCTATGATGTCCCTGTTTGCGATTCGTATCAGTTCCGGTGCGGGGTGCGGCGTGGGAAAGGGCTGAATGTTATAAATGGCCAGCATACTGTTCATCTGCCCGGCCGGCATGCCTTCGTTCCAGAAAGCCAGTTCACAGACAAAGGCGTTCTTGAAGGCTTTGGAATCCGCGAACATAATATGCTTGGCTGTAATGGAATCGGCTACTCGTTGGAGCAAATCAAGCAAATGGGGATTTCGAACGATTTCAGCGGCCAGCCTCAGGCTCGTATTGCCGGCCTGAACGACTTTGCGCGCCGAGTTTGGAATCAGTCCGACATTCCTGGCTTTTAAGGGATCCACATAATATCCGGAAGCGCCGGTCATATAGACGGCATCGAGTTGCGATAATTTGGCGCCCGTCTCTTCCACGAGGGTCATGTGTCCGGCCCGGATGGCGCCTATGGCTTTACCGGCTTCCTTGACATCCTTTTCCGTCATGTAAATGCTTTCGCTCAGGTAGACTCTGTGGTTCGGAGTACGGATGTCGGGGGGCCCAATGATACGGGCCTCGATGCCTTCCGAAAGTGCGGCAATAACGCCGGTTCCGGTCACTCCTATGGCTTTGAGACACTG is a window of Deltaproteobacteria bacterium DNA encoding:
- a CDS encoding DUF3786 domain-containing protein, translating into MSDELLKIQREYIRRRYDQLPEDMDQRLLAIREKDSFHFKAFGQPCTVSPDGITLGGVPITGPIGVLIALYVFHAVRDPVQIEPVKSFKQIKGTTPYHGAFSARSEKSLIPYVTGIRQNKETLLSVFDGKESEGTKGDSSFILYPLPKVPLQYIFYLADEEFPASVTCLLASNAELFMPVDGLADVGEYTAKRIVEIVTR
- a CDS encoding DUF1638 domain-containing protein, giving the protein MVIGLLICEVLEDEMSFIISQDPELEKVTFVESDPGADLIADLNRRIGDRLTVMKDVSEFIPDPSRRFEILAHVLRVGLHMDKELLQKDVADETKRLDEKSDVIILGYGLCGNVLLNIEDLLSDVKSPLVMPRNEDGSKVDDCVCMVLGGTANYLKHLYEEAGTWFVTPGWLKHWETLLVKELHAPDLETVKWIFDKAAYKRVLMVDTGIGDRDKFRSETEEFAQRFNFYIDEVKGTLELLRKSFDEAKRLAASKRKEVNQGEDREAFAEA
- a CDS encoding PAS domain-containing protein: MVSPGPQKKSMDSGRIRIEADRKLLLWSKTALDSLSARVAVLDEDGFILETNRAWKEFARASGIRMRPDTVGVNYLSVCDKAEGRGFALARKAAAGIRSVISGESGEFVMEYPCHSPYEKCWYNIRVTRLRLEFEGPMGLVVSHENVTNVKQAHITLRRRDTELQLETLKLEEANAALRRREADLEREAHKLEEANAALRVLVRQRDEDRREIEEKVVSQVKELVQPYLDRLKPGAMDQRYKNLIEVVESNLNDIISPFAHKLSSRFLSLTPSEIRIAGLVKEGFTSKEIAEILSISSKTVEFHRENIRKRLGLKGRRDNLRTHLLTL
- a CDS encoding methylamine methyltransferase corrinoid protein reductive activase, which gives rise to MISLALDLGTSGFRAQAIDADGKVIVTSISTRHPLPGANVMDHLHFCLELGQDITHKLILNAVHRVIHTLPVDLNEVRRVAICGNPIQLSLFQKMEFRDLAFAGKRKLKKLGITEPIKRPARVIKAVDFGLELPDDAELFVPPAVKHEIGADALAMMYVTGLLDRDEFAIVTDYGTNAEMAIKLGGDILTGSAASGPALEGQHVSFGMLAQPGAISDITPNGNAWDTVVLGADLISGRGVCVSPTDGTIVRGGEQCLKAIGVTGTGVIAALSEGIEARIIGPPDIRTPNHRVYLSESIYMTEKDVKEAGKAIGAIRAGHMTLVEETGAKLSQLDAVYMTGASGYYVDPLKARNVGLIPNSARKVVQAGNTSLRLAAEIVRNPHLLDLLQRVADSITAKHIMFADSKAFKNAFVCELAFWNEGMPAGQMNSMLAIYNIQPFPTPHPAPELIRIANRDIIEIGPLGLKIVDKVGTDLNLDFPPECLGQECRKCIENCPEAAARVEVVDGKEVIAIRSDLCDGTACRRCEMECPMQLSFENIRIREA
- a CDS encoding corrinoid protein, with amino-acid sequence MSDQLFQQLIDSIVLGKVDEAGSLTQKALDQNIAAMTTVEKALIPAMAIVSEKYEKKEYYLPQMLISSDAFYAAFDLLKEEIKAAGAAGGKAKIVCGVVEGDVHDIGKNLVKTVLEANGFICVDMGRDVPVEDYLDAVAKEKPDFLLLSTLMTPTMLSMKRTVEGLSEEGTREGVKVMIGGGPISWDFAKKIGADFYGDNEKEALRWANSEVEK
- a CDS encoding uroporphyrinogen decarboxylase family protein produces the protein MTPLERVVATLTGQKPDRVPVILYYQSMLQRDLQFLDYTWEEALWHPRKLFQAVERQYTEYEFDNFFLPCDFRIEGEALGSKVGYTLKTGGGMRMGFIKDWVVKEPKDVLKLKPADPEKDGRMPVVLETIKRLRRKYPDVGIAGFVEGPPDTATDVYAGHYKGFFVEIVRNPKFLHDLLEVVTESAINYAKAMIGAGAAAIATVESMIDEAVSPDQYEEFVIPYHRKIRDAIAPVPYVFHQCEDATPFFDLIVNKVEPAVVAFHEQVDFKWAKEKYGDKVILAAGPAVSKAGNNLVHGTPEDVIKEVRHYLDIGMPGGKFWLTASCEVHHDVKPENLKALVQAARLYGTYN